From a single Candidatus Defluviilinea gracilis genomic region:
- a CDS encoding threonine synthase, translating to MTASHLSHLLCSGCGEKYSHEDLHTFCPTCQSPLLSVYDLEKARGHVDRDEITRRTRGMWRWEEFLPVLHRENQIFLGEGDTPLLALPRLQQELGLTNLFVKDESSNPTGSFKARGLAAAVSKAKELGVEKVIIPTAGNAGGAMAAYAARAGLRAHIFMPKDTPIANIEESRMTGAEVILVDGLISDAAGMAGIKAREEGWFDVSTFKEPYRVEGKKVMGYELAEAFDWTLPDVIVYPTGGGTGLVGMWKAFAELEELGWLENTKRPRMVSVQAEGCAPVVKAFQAKAEFCDFWTNAQTVASGLRVPKSFADHLIMQDIYDSAGTAVAVSDEALLEAQGQLARAEGIFAAPEGAATLAALKDLIAHGWVQKDEKIVLFNTGSGLKYLDRKN from the coding sequence ATGACCGCCTCTCATTTATCTCATCTACTCTGTTCGGGATGCGGCGAGAAGTATTCGCATGAAGATCTTCATACGTTTTGCCCTACATGCCAGTCGCCGCTTCTCTCTGTGTACGATTTGGAAAAAGCGCGCGGCCACGTAGACCGCGATGAGATCACTCGCCGCACACGAGGCATGTGGCGCTGGGAGGAATTCCTCCCGGTGCTCCACCGCGAAAATCAGATCTTTCTTGGCGAAGGCGATACTCCTTTATTAGCCCTGCCTCGTCTCCAACAAGAATTGGGGCTGACGAATCTTTTTGTGAAAGATGAAAGCAGTAACCCGACCGGTTCGTTCAAAGCGCGCGGGTTAGCCGCGGCGGTCTCCAAAGCCAAAGAACTCGGCGTCGAAAAAGTAATCATTCCCACCGCGGGCAATGCGGGCGGCGCGATGGCGGCATACGCGGCGCGCGCAGGCTTAAGGGCGCACATCTTCATGCCCAAAGACACGCCGATCGCCAACATCGAAGAGAGCCGCATGACCGGCGCGGAAGTCATCCTCGTGGACGGCCTCATCAGCGACGCGGCGGGCATGGCGGGCATCAAAGCGCGCGAAGAAGGTTGGTTCGACGTCTCCACGTTCAAAGAGCCATATCGCGTGGAGGGGAAAAAAGTGATGGGCTACGAACTCGCCGAAGCCTTCGATTGGACGTTGCCCGACGTGATCGTTTATCCCACCGGCGGCGGCACGGGTCTCGTGGGCATGTGGAAAGCCTTCGCCGAACTCGAGGAACTGGGCTGGCTCGAAAATACAAAACGTCCGCGCATGGTCTCGGTGCAAGCCGAGGGATGCGCGCCGGTGGTCAAAGCCTTCCAAGCCAAAGCGGAGTTCTGCGACTTCTGGACGAATGCGCAGACAGTCGCTTCGGGCTTGCGCGTGCCGAAGAGTTTCGCCGATCATCTCATCATGCAAGACATTTACGACAGCGCCGGGACCGCCGTCGCGGTGAGCGACGAAGCGCTTCTCGAAGCGCAGGGACAGCTGGCTCGCGCCGAAGGAATCTTCGCCGCCCCCGAAGGCGCGGCAACACTAGCCGCCCTCAAAGATTTGATCGCCCACGGCTGGGTTCAGAAAGACGAAAAAATTGTTTTGTTCAACACAGGGTCGGGATTGAAGTATTTAGATCGCAAAAACTAG
- a CDS encoding MBL fold metallo-hydrolase, translating to MLEIVSFTLGPAQTNAYLVADSQTKEAAVIDPAWDGQIILDAAQQRGWRIGHLWYTHAHFDHIGGAAVIADALNPLPLVALHPNDHVLWRAGGGGAYFGFDIDPGPEPTIDFVHGMKLRLGSVDFEIRFTPGHTTGHCALYVPASNPRAERSDPTGERSRSVCFCGDLIFSGSVGRTDLPGGDWETLVKSIREQIFTTPDDTRLLSGHGPETTVGEEKRSNPFVGF from the coding sequence ATGCTTGAGATCGTTTCGTTCACTCTTGGTCCCGCGCAAACCAATGCCTATCTCGTCGCGGATTCGCAAACGAAAGAAGCCGCGGTCATTGATCCCGCCTGGGATGGGCAAATCATTTTGGATGCCGCGCAACAACGCGGCTGGCGCATCGGTCACCTGTGGTACACGCACGCGCACTTCGATCATATCGGCGGCGCGGCGGTGATTGCCGATGCGTTGAACCCTCTGCCGCTCGTGGCGTTGCATCCGAACGACCATGTGTTGTGGCGAGCAGGCGGTGGCGGCGCGTATTTTGGATTCGACATTGACCCGGGTCCTGAACCGACGATTGATTTTGTACACGGGATGAAATTGCGGCTCGGCTCGGTGGATTTTGAAATCCGCTTCACGCCGGGACATACAACTGGTCACTGCGCCTTATACGTTCCCGCCTCCAATCCTCGCGCTGAGCGGAGTGACCCGACAGGGGAGCGCAGTCGAAGCGTCTGCTTCTGCGGCGACCTCATCTTCTCTGGCTCCGTCGGCCGCACCGACCTCCCCGGCGGCGATTGGGAAACTCTTGTGAAAAGTATCCGCGAGCAGATATTTACGACGCCCGATGATACGCGTTTGCTTTCTGGTCACGGTCCCGAAACGACGGTGGGGGAGGAGAAGAGGAGTAATCCGTTTGTGGGGTTTTAA
- a CDS encoding MFS transporter — MNRNLVFIALALLTWGFGEGLFFNFQPIYLKELGSSEAEIGLILGAFGAAMAITHIPAGRLADRIGRRPLLVIAWLTGLFSTIVMAFARDLPMFLVGMMCYALTAFVSSPLSSYVTAARGEWSVSAALSMTTATFSMGMALGPITGGWIGERFGLHSVYSVAAGIFVISSLLILLIQNQPIDQHDPEAPPLNLSDNTRLKYFFGVIGFAVFAMYIAQPLTPNFLEDARGLSLSNIGFVFGLGALGNSLMAIMLSRVEPHRGYVIAQVMVAAFAFILWRGTGTPILALGYFLLGGFRASRPLAAAQARSLVHPSQMGLTYGVIETINSIIYILVPPLVGLIYESNPFSIYPLALVLIGVSIIISMIVPRRLVYA, encoded by the coding sequence TTGAATCGTAATCTTGTATTTATCGCACTCGCTCTGCTCACATGGGGATTCGGCGAAGGGTTGTTTTTTAATTTCCAGCCCATCTATCTCAAAGAGTTGGGGAGCAGTGAAGCGGAGATCGGACTCATCCTCGGCGCGTTCGGCGCGGCGATGGCGATCACGCATATTCCCGCAGGCAGACTCGCGGATCGCATCGGTCGCCGACCTCTGCTTGTCATCGCATGGCTGACGGGATTGTTCTCGACGATTGTCATGGCATTCGCGCGCGACCTGCCGATGTTTCTCGTCGGCATGATGTGTTATGCCTTGACGGCGTTCGTCTCTTCGCCGCTCAGTAGTTATGTCACCGCCGCGCGCGGGGAGTGGTCGGTTAGCGCCGCGCTTTCGATGACGACTGCCACGTTCAGCATGGGCATGGCGCTGGGTCCTATCACCGGCGGTTGGATCGGCGAGCGTTTCGGCTTACATTCGGTATATTCTGTCGCGGCGGGAATCTTTGTGATTTCATCGCTTCTGATTCTTTTGATTCAAAACCAGCCGATTGATCAGCACGACCCTGAAGCGCCTCCGCTTAATCTATCGGACAACACGCGCCTGAAATATTTTTTTGGGGTAATTGGGTTCGCCGTTTTTGCCATGTACATCGCCCAGCCGCTCACGCCGAATTTTTTAGAAGACGCGCGCGGACTCTCGCTGTCAAACATCGGATTTGTGTTTGGGTTGGGCGCGTTGGGCAATTCGCTCATGGCGATCATGCTGAGCCGCGTCGAGCCGCATCGCGGATACGTCATCGCGCAGGTGATGGTCGCCGCGTTCGCGTTCATCCTTTGGCGCGGAACGGGGACGCCGATTCTCGCTCTCGGATATTTTTTGCTCGGCGGTTTTCGCGCGTCGCGTCCGTTGGCGGCGGCGCAGGCGCGTTCGCTTGTTCATCCATCGCAAATGGGATTAACTTACGGCGTGATCGAAACAATCAACTCGATCATCTATATTCTTGTCCCGCCTCTTGTAGGGTTGATCTATGAGAGCAATCCATTTTCGATCTATCCGCTCGCGCTTGTGTTGATCGGCGTTTCCATTATCATCAGTATGATCGTCCCTCGGAGATTGGTCTATGCTTGA
- a CDS encoding alpha/beta fold hydrolase → MSQIIQTAEPFFFLGDSTKPACLLVHGFTGAPKEMRLLGEFLNQHGYTCLGVRLTGHATTPEDMVRSRYTDWMASVEDGYHLLRGVSQNIILIGLSMGGVLSLLMSIKLKVMGVVAMSTPFTLPRDYPIWMLKLVSVFKKYNPKGKGKPGSGWFDKDAYREQVSYPQNPIRSTAELKKLILEMRAALPNVHAPVLLMHSKDDAYVLPENMERIYAELVNAEGRTKLSIGGSGHVVTKDAARQQVFESALEFIQRIGGKV, encoded by the coding sequence ATGTCTCAAATCATTCAAACGGCTGAGCCGTTTTTCTTTCTTGGCGACTCGACCAAACCCGCCTGCCTGCTCGTTCACGGATTCACCGGGGCTCCCAAAGAGATGCGATTGCTGGGGGAATTTTTGAATCAGCATGGCTATACCTGCCTCGGTGTTCGGCTCACCGGTCATGCCACCACGCCGGAAGATATGGTTCGCTCGCGTTACACGGATTGGATGGCTTCCGTCGAAGATGGTTATCATCTGTTGCGCGGCGTTTCGCAAAACATCATTTTGATCGGGCTTTCGATGGGCGGCGTGCTTTCGCTGTTGATGTCTATAAAGTTGAAGGTGATGGGAGTTGTGGCAATGTCTACGCCGTTTACGTTGCCGCGTGATTATCCGATCTGGATGCTGAAACTCGTCAGCGTTTTCAAAAAATATAACCCCAAGGGAAAAGGCAAACCCGGTAGCGGATGGTTCGACAAGGACGCATATCGTGAGCAGGTTTCGTATCCGCAAAACCCCATCCGCTCGACGGCGGAGTTGAAAAAATTGATTCTGGAAATGCGCGCCGCTCTGCCGAATGTCCACGCGCCTGTGTTGCTCATGCACTCGAAGGACGATGCGTATGTGTTGCCCGAAAACATGGAAAGGATCTACGCCGAGTTGGTCAACGCAGAAGGGCGGACAAAACTGTCCATTGGCGGATCAGGCCACGTCGTCACGAAAGACGCGGCTCGTCAGCAGGTATTTGAGTCGGCGCTGGAATTTATCCAGCGTATCGGAGGAAAGGTTTGA
- a CDS encoding DNA-3-methyladenine glycosylase I: MTTYCDYVNSHPEDLFNKIYHDTQYGFPLDDDNLLFERLILEINQAGLSWILILKRAENFRKAYRGFDIAKVAKFGEKDRARLLADAGIIRNRLKVDAAIENAKRIRKLQKEFGSFKGWLDAHHPCSKDEWTKLFKKTFVFTGGEIVNEFLMSTGYLQGAHQKNCPTFKKVASLRPAWMRGKS, encoded by the coding sequence ATGACCACCTATTGCGATTACGTCAATTCACATCCTGAAGACTTATTCAACAAGATTTACCACGACACCCAATACGGATTCCCGCTCGATGACGACAACCTGCTCTTTGAGCGATTGATCCTTGAGATCAATCAGGCGGGGCTTTCGTGGATTCTGATTCTGAAGCGGGCGGAGAACTTCCGCAAAGCCTATCGTGGATTTGACATTGCAAAGGTGGCGAAGTTTGGCGAGAAAGACCGCGCCCGCCTCCTCGCCGACGCGGGGATCATCCGCAACCGCCTGAAAGTGGACGCGGCGATCGAGAACGCCAAGCGGATTCGCAAACTGCAAAAAGAATTCGGCTCGTTCAAAGGCTGGCTCGACGCGCATCATCCGTGTTCAAAGGACGAGTGGACGAAACTGTTCAAGAAGACATTTGTGTTCACCGGCGGCGAGATCGTGAACGAGTTCCTCATGTCAACGGGGTATTTGCAAGGCGCGCATCAAAAAAATTGTCCGACGTTTAAGAAGGTGGCAAGTCTCCGCCCCGCGTGGATGCGTGGTAAATCGTAG
- a CDS encoding TfoX/Sxy family protein — protein MKNLGPKSSEWLASVGVHNLDDVARLGVVETYKRVKAAYPEKVTLNMLWGLQAALLGIPWNELPDDIKEDLRRQVEE, from the coding sequence GTGAAAAATCTCGGTCCGAAAAGTAGTGAATGGCTGGCATCGGTTGGCGTGCATAACCTCGATGATGTCGCGCGGCTGGGTGTCGTTGAGACGTACAAGCGCGTCAAAGCCGCGTATCCTGAAAAGGTGACGCTCAACATGTTGTGGGGACTTCAAGCCGCGTTGTTGGGTATCCCTTGGAATGAATTGCCTGACGATATAAAAGAAGACTTACGAAGACAGGTTGAAGAGTAA